A region of Mesorhizobium sp. M3A.F.Ca.ET.080.04.2.1 DNA encodes the following proteins:
- a CDS encoding fatty acid desaturase — MTSMKKRRSNAPAVEWPTICLILFCYGAWLATGFLLWPSYPMLALAALTLVLALQSSLMHEVVHGHPTRNARVNEALVFLPIGLVWPFRRFKTIHLRHHADERLTDPLDDPESYYQAMWMHEQMPPAMKFLLKLNNTMVGRFILGPWLSSIGFFIDDAKQIAAGDKAIRNAWLLHAIGLAVMIPIVTLGFGIPLWLYILVPVWLGQSLISVRTYAEHQWSEHPEGRTIIVEHSPLSFLFLNNNLHFVHHKSPAVAWYKLPKMFRDRRDEWLRMNNGYVYPNYFALLKSFAFKAKEPVVHPVLRRAPESGRAFKPRIRARSVNGLGTAPVPAEPPKE; from the coding sequence GGCGCCTGGCTCGCCACCGGCTTCCTGCTCTGGCCCTCCTATCCGATGCTTGCGCTTGCCGCGCTGACCTTGGTGCTCGCGCTGCAGTCTTCGCTGATGCACGAAGTGGTGCATGGCCATCCAACCCGCAACGCCAGAGTCAACGAAGCCTTGGTTTTCCTGCCGATCGGCCTGGTCTGGCCATTCCGCCGCTTCAAGACGATCCATCTGCGTCATCATGCTGACGAGCGGCTGACCGATCCGCTCGACGATCCGGAGAGCTATTATCAGGCGATGTGGATGCATGAGCAAATGCCGCCGGCGATGAAATTTCTGCTGAAGCTCAACAACACCATGGTCGGCCGCTTCATTCTCGGCCCGTGGCTGTCGTCGATCGGTTTCTTCATCGACGACGCAAAGCAGATTGCCGCCGGCGATAAGGCCATCCGCAACGCCTGGCTGCTGCACGCCATCGGCCTTGCCGTAATGATACCGATCGTCACCCTCGGCTTCGGCATCCCGCTCTGGCTCTACATACTGGTGCCGGTGTGGCTCGGCCAGTCGCTGATTTCCGTCCGCACCTATGCAGAGCACCAGTGGTCCGAGCACCCTGAAGGGCGCACGATCATCGTCGAGCACTCGCCGCTGTCGTTCCTGTTCCTCAACAACAATCTGCATTTCGTGCACCACAAGAGCCCGGCAGTCGCCTGGTACAAACTGCCGAAGATGTTTCGTGATCGCCGCGACGAATGGCTGAGGATGAACAACGGCTATGTCTATCCGAACTACTTCGCGCTGCTCAAATCCTTCGCCTTCAAGGCTAAGGAGCCGGTCGTGCACCCGGTACTGCGCCGCGCGCCGGAGTCAGGCCGCGCCTTCAAGCCGCGCATCAGGGCCCGTAGCGTGAATGGACTTGGAACGGCCCCGGTTCCGGCTGAGCCGCCCAAGGAGTAA